A single Chloroflexia bacterium SDU3-3 DNA region contains:
- a CDS encoding ABC transporter ATP-binding protein: MASSYAVETHDLTRQFGSFTAVDHVSFQVEAGEVFGFLGPNGSGKTTTIRMLCGLLTPTSGDGHVLGLDIGREGEQIKARIGYMSQKFSLYPDLRVIENLEFYASVYGVPRVQQQGRMAELLALADLRGREREMTSALSGGWKQRLALACAIVHRPQVLFLDEPTGGVDPEARRVFWELIYTLATEGVTVFVTTHYMDEAEHCNRIGMMHGGKLIALDTPAGLKRSTIQGEMLEIEGSPQDLALDVLKGLPGVRDVAPHGARLHALVDSVAAQAPAALSALAQAGVEDARVEPIDPSLEDVFVALVG, encoded by the coding sequence ATGGCAAGTAGCTACGCGGTTGAGACCCACGATCTCACACGGCAGTTTGGCAGCTTCACCGCCGTAGACCACGTGAGCTTTCAGGTGGAGGCGGGCGAGGTGTTCGGCTTCCTCGGCCCCAATGGCTCGGGCAAGACTACCACCATCCGCATGCTGTGCGGCCTGCTGACCCCGACCAGCGGCGACGGCCATGTGCTGGGGCTAGACATCGGGCGCGAGGGCGAGCAGATCAAGGCGCGGATCGGCTATATGTCGCAGAAGTTCAGCCTCTACCCCGATCTGCGGGTGATTGAGAACCTGGAGTTCTACGCCTCGGTCTACGGTGTGCCGCGCGTGCAGCAGCAGGGCCGCATGGCCGAGCTGCTGGCGCTGGCCGACCTGCGCGGGCGCGAGCGCGAGATGACTAGCGCACTTTCGGGCGGCTGGAAGCAGCGCCTGGCTCTGGCCTGCGCCATCGTGCACCGCCCGCAGGTGCTGTTCCTGGATGAGCCGACCGGCGGCGTCGACCCTGAGGCGCGGCGGGTGTTCTGGGAGCTGATCTACACGCTGGCGACCGAGGGCGTGACGGTGTTTGTGACCACGCACTATATGGATGAGGCCGAGCACTGCAACCGCATCGGGATGATGCACGGCGGCAAGCTGATCGCGCTGGACACACCCGCTGGCCTGAAGCGCAGCACTATCCAGGGCGAGATGCTGGAGATCGAGGGTTCGCCGCAGGATCTGGCGCTGGATGTGCTGAAGGGGCTGCCGGGGGTGCGCGATGTGGCCCCGCACGGCGCGCGGCTGCACGCCCTGGTGGATAGCGTGGCGGCGCAGGCCCCCGCCGCGCTGTCGGCGCTGGCGCAGGCCGGGGTCGAGGATGCGCGGGTCGAGCCGATCGACCCCTCGCTGGAGGATGTGTTCGTGGCGCTGGTGGGGTGA
- a CDS encoding ABC transporter permease — protein MFSRIWPIMRKEFIHIIRDPRTLAVMFVAPLMQLILLGYAATTDVRNVPMAVLDQSNTQQSRHLIDTFVQSGQFVVARVVTSETGLTQAIDRGEVKAGLLIPPSYTADLGRGGAQVGFVLDGSDPTVASSSLSAARLIGQVEATNIQQRVAGRRGMAVASAPLEVRPRVWYNPDMVSAVFMIPGLIGLVLQLQATLLTSSAIVRERERGTIEQLIVTPIKPIELIVGKILPYALVALLIMAEVLLIGTFWFQVPIKGSLLLLLAISCLFLVTTLGIGLLISTIANTQQEAFLLTFLTLLPSVFLSGFIYPIAAMPRFLQMCSYLIPLTYFLQVVRGIVIKGIGLDALVQPVIALAIFGSVLIVLASMRFRKRLD, from the coding sequence ATGTTTTCACGAATCTGGCCAATCATGCGCAAGGAGTTCATCCACATCATCCGCGACCCGCGCACGCTGGCCGTGATGTTCGTCGCGCCGCTGATGCAGCTGATCCTGCTGGGCTATGCGGCCACCACCGATGTACGCAATGTGCCCATGGCCGTGCTCGACCAGAGCAACACCCAGCAGAGCCGCCATCTGATTGATACCTTTGTGCAGTCGGGGCAGTTTGTGGTGGCGCGTGTAGTGACATCCGAGACCGGGCTGACGCAGGCTATCGACCGTGGCGAGGTGAAGGCCGGGCTGCTGATCCCGCCGAGCTATACCGCCGACCTGGGGCGCGGCGGCGCACAGGTGGGCTTCGTGCTGGATGGATCGGATCCGACGGTGGCCAGCTCGTCGCTTTCGGCGGCGCGGCTGATCGGCCAGGTGGAGGCGACCAACATCCAGCAGCGCGTGGCCGGGCGGCGCGGCATGGCGGTGGCGAGCGCGCCGCTCGAGGTGCGCCCGCGCGTGTGGTACAACCCCGACATGGTGAGCGCGGTGTTCATGATCCCCGGCCTGATCGGGCTGGTGCTGCAGCTGCAGGCCACCCTGCTCACATCCTCGGCGATTGTGCGTGAGCGCGAGCGCGGCACGATCGAGCAGCTGATCGTGACGCCGATCAAGCCAATTGAGCTGATCGTCGGGAAGATCTTGCCCTACGCGCTGGTGGCCCTGCTGATCATGGCCGAAGTGCTGCTGATCGGCACCTTCTGGTTTCAGGTGCCGATCAAGGGCAGCCTGCTGCTGCTGCTGGCGATCTCGTGCCTGTTCCTGGTGACGACGCTGGGCATCGGGCTGCTGATCTCGACGATCGCGAATACGCAGCAGGAGGCCTTCCTGCTCACCTTCCTCACGCTGCTGCCGTCGGTTTTCTTGTCGGGATTTATCTACCCAATCGCGGCGATGCCACGCTTTCTTCAGATGTGCAGCTATCTTATCCCGCTCACCTATTTTCTGCAGGTGGTGCGCGGGATCGTGATCAAAGGGATTGGGCTGGATGCGCTGGTGCAGCCGGTGATCGCGCTGGCGATCTTCGGCAGCGTGCTGATTGTGCTGGCGTCGATGCGTTTCCGCAAGCGGCTGGACTAG
- a CDS encoding HlyD family efflux transporter periplasmic adaptor subunit, translated as MRERLPKIAPVVLVVVLIVGGLWWWNGRTATASEAQGLTGSGTIEAEEILITSEVAGRVQELQADEGQEVAQGALLARLDRALLDAQRAQAAAAVDVAQANLDLLKAGARTEEVAQAEAAVEQAQAARDGAAKGYENAQAMLKNPQELNAQVAQARSNRDAAQRALEKLKAGTRAEDIAVAQSSAEQSQANLQATRDRLSATKTQAEAQVAQAADALTQAQARYAQAKANWDRAQETGNDPMVPKVTNTTNGKKTDNKLSDGQRESYYSQYVQAQAALSQAEEAVRTAQVAAEAARQAEVTGVQAAEQQQAAADATLSKAKAGATAEDLRQSQTNLSNAQRLLDIASSTAANPLQLHAAADAAKAQLDSADAQLASAKARLEQTKNGARVEQVAVSEAQLKQAQAALQQIDVQLSKTELHAPRSGIILTRPIHEGEQANVGTTLMTIGTLQTVKLTVYIAESEIGRVRLGQKVNVVVDSFPGRTFEGTVSYIAGEAQFTPRNVQTSQERATTVFAVKVQLPNEDHALKPGMPADATILE; from the coding sequence ATGCGTGAGCGATTGCCAAAAATAGCACCTGTGGTGCTGGTGGTGGTGCTGATCGTCGGTGGGCTGTGGTGGTGGAATGGGCGGACAGCCACCGCTAGCGAGGCGCAGGGCCTCACTGGGTCGGGCACGATCGAGGCCGAGGAGATCCTGATCACATCCGAGGTGGCGGGGCGCGTGCAGGAGCTGCAGGCCGATGAGGGGCAGGAGGTAGCACAGGGCGCGCTGCTGGCGCGGCTCGACCGCGCGCTGCTGGATGCCCAGCGCGCCCAGGCGGCGGCGGCGGTGGATGTGGCGCAGGCCAACCTCGACCTGCTGAAGGCTGGGGCGCGTACCGAGGAGGTGGCCCAGGCCGAGGCGGCGGTGGAGCAGGCCCAGGCCGCGCGCGATGGCGCTGCCAAGGGCTACGAGAACGCCCAGGCCATGCTGAAGAACCCCCAGGAGCTGAACGCCCAGGTGGCCCAGGCGCGCAGCAACCGCGACGCCGCCCAGCGCGCCCTGGAGAAGCTGAAGGCCGGAACTCGCGCCGAGGACATCGCGGTGGCCCAGTCCTCCGCCGAGCAGTCCCAGGCGAACCTGCAGGCTACCCGCGACCGCCTCTCGGCCACGAAGACCCAGGCCGAGGCACAGGTGGCCCAGGCGGCGGATGCGCTGACCCAGGCCCAGGCGCGCTACGCCCAGGCCAAGGCGAACTGGGACCGCGCCCAGGAGACCGGCAACGACCCGATGGTGCCCAAGGTGACGAACACGACCAACGGCAAGAAGACGGATAACAAGCTGAGCGATGGCCAGCGCGAGAGCTACTATTCGCAGTATGTGCAGGCCCAGGCCGCGCTGAGCCAGGCCGAGGAGGCTGTGCGTACCGCCCAGGTGGCCGCCGAGGCCGCCCGCCAGGCCGAGGTGACCGGTGTGCAGGCCGCCGAGCAGCAGCAGGCCGCCGCCGACGCGACCCTTTCCAAGGCCAAGGCGGGCGCGACCGCCGAGGATCTGCGGCAGTCCCAGACCAACCTGAGCAACGCCCAGCGCCTGCTGGACATCGCCAGCTCCACTGCGGCCAACCCGCTGCAGCTGCACGCCGCCGCCGATGCGGCCAAGGCCCAGCTCGATTCTGCCGATGCGCAGCTTGCCTCGGCCAAGGCGCGGCTGGAGCAGACCAAGAATGGCGCGCGCGTCGAGCAGGTGGCGGTCTCCGAGGCGCAGCTGAAACAGGCGCAGGCGGCGCTGCAGCAGATCGACGTGCAGCTTTCCAAGACCGAGCTGCACGCGCCACGGTCGGGCATTATTTTAACTCGCCCTATTCACGAAGGAGAGCAGGCCAATGTGGGCACGACGCTGATGACGATTGGCACGCTTCAGACCGTCAAGCTGACGGTCTATATTGCCGAGTCGGAGATCGGGCGGGTGCGGCTGGGCCAGAAGGTGAACGTGGTGGTGGATAGCTTCCCTGGGCGCACCTTCGAGGGCACGGTGAGCTATATTGCGGGCGAGGCCCAGTTTACGCCGCGCAATGTGCAGACCAGCCAGGAGCGCGCGACTACCGTGTTTGCTGTGAAGGTTCAGCTGCCGAATGAGGATCACGCGCTGAAGCCGGGCATGCCAGCCGACGCCACGATTCTGGAGTAG
- a CDS encoding TetR/AcrR family transcriptional regulator, which yields MSDDKSTQGNVERRQQILEAALKVFSTKGFHKATNKDIAQAAGGISPGLIYWYFKDKEDLFASLVRERAQVLQLADRSEEFMSLPPREAFYRLGQAYLSIFHNPGNVAFFRIMLSEASRFPKMGEMFYRGVGRKIFGLVNGYLQHQVELGVLRPHDTAVASRSFVGMFMVQMLARDALLQPEAQGLSDEQILSTVIDLFLHGLEKPQA from the coding sequence GTGAGCGACGATAAATCTACTCAGGGGAATGTCGAGCGGCGGCAGCAGATTCTTGAGGCGGCGCTGAAAGTGTTTAGCACGAAGGGCTTTCACAAAGCGACGAATAAGGATATCGCCCAGGCCGCAGGCGGGATCTCGCCAGGGCTGATCTACTGGTATTTCAAAGATAAAGAGGATCTGTTTGCATCGCTGGTGCGCGAGCGAGCGCAGGTGCTTCAGCTGGCTGATCGTTCCGAGGAGTTCATGTCGCTGCCGCCCCGCGAGGCGTTCTACCGCCTTGGGCAAGCCTATCTCTCGATTTTCCATAACCCAGGCAATGTGGCCTTTTTTCGGATTATGCTCAGCGAGGCCTCACGCTTCCCTAAGATGGGCGAGATGTTCTACCGTGGCGTTGGCAGGAAGATATTTGGGCTGGTCAATGGGTATCTCCAGCACCAGGTGGAGCTTGGTGTGCTGCGCCCACACGATACCGCAGTGGCCTCGCGCAGTTTTGTTGGTATGTTTATGGTGCAGATGTTGGCGCGGGATGCGCTTCTCCAACCTGAGGCGCAGGGCCTTTCGGATGAGCAGATCCTTTCGACCGTGATCGATCTGTTTCTCCATGGCTTGGAGAAGCCTCAAGCGTAA
- a CDS encoding ABC transporter ATP-binding protein encodes MSMIVIEDVARAFGAVRAVDGLSLTVEQGQIYGLIGPDGAGKTTTLRLLCGLLLPDRGALRVGDTDVRRDPEGVRRQIGYMPQRFSLYGDLTVAENMRFFADAYGVPNADRPALMARLLAFSRLEPFQARRAEALSGGMKQKLALACALIHRPAVLLLDEPTTGVDPVARREFWSILREAARTDGMTVLVSTPYMDEADRCHVVGFMRDGKMMASGRPRELQRLVPGAVLEVSAAPLRQAEQALRRMAGVRDVQVLGDRIHLLADAAPDQAALAQQLGAAGATLHSARQVVPTMENVFMYLQRGTPREASDGK; translated from the coding sequence ATGAGCATGATCGTGATCGAGGATGTGGCCCGCGCGTTTGGGGCGGTGCGGGCGGTGGATGGGCTGAGCCTGACAGTGGAGCAGGGCCAGATCTACGGGCTGATCGGGCCGGATGGGGCGGGCAAGACCACCACGCTGCGCCTGCTGTGCGGCCTGCTGCTGCCCGACCGTGGCGCGCTGCGCGTGGGCGATACCGATGTGCGGCGCGACCCCGAGGGCGTGCGGCGGCAGATCGGCTATATGCCGCAGCGCTTCAGCCTGTATGGCGACCTGACGGTGGCCGAGAACATGCGGTTTTTTGCCGACGCCTACGGTGTGCCAAACGCCGATAGGCCCGCGCTGATGGCTCGCCTGCTCGCGTTTAGCCGCCTCGAACCCTTTCAAGCCCGGCGCGCCGAGGCGCTCTCGGGCGGCATGAAGCAGAAGCTGGCCCTGGCCTGCGCGCTCATCCACCGTCCGGCGGTCCTGCTGCTCGATGAGCCGACCACCGGCGTCGACCCAGTGGCGCGGCGCGAGTTCTGGTCTATCCTGCGCGAGGCGGCCCGCACCGACGGCATGACCGTGCTGGTCTCCACGCCCTACATGGACGAGGCCGACCGCTGCCACGTGGTCGGCTTCATGCGCGACGGCAAGATGATGGCCTCGGGCCGACCGCGCGAGCTGCAGCGGCTGGTGCCCGGCGCGGTGCTGGAGGTGAGCGCCGCGCCGCTGCGCCAGGCCGAGCAGGCGCTGCGCCGCATGGCGGGCGTGCGCGACGTGCAGGTGCTGGGCGACCGTATCCACCTGCTGGCCGATGCCGCCCCCGACCAGGCGGCGCTGGCCCAGCAGCTGGGCGCGGCGGGCGCGACGCTGCACAGCGCCCGCCAGGTGGTGCCCACGATGGAGAACGTGTTTATGTACCTGCAGCGCGGTACGCCGAGGGAGGCCAGCGATGGCAAGTAG